gttcaattttcatgaaacctggtcagagcatttgttctaataatatctctGCTGAGTTCGAACATGGTTCCAGTTCCTTTTGAAAACATGGCTACTtgagggtggggcagttttcctaaaatggctaaagtaaaaccttgttaagactctagaagtcacaattttggtcaaatcttcatgacacttggttagaacatttgttaaaatgatatctttgccgagttaaaaaatggttccgttctgtttaaaaccatggccaacaggtgtgtgtgtggggggggggggggggggggggtttctcATACAGCTAAATTGAACCCTTGCCCTTGTTAATGCGCTAATTGcaacatttattggccaatcttcaggAAAAGAAGCGGAACcgtaccaattgggaaaaattagcagGAAAACTACTAAACTTGGGAAAATTTGCATTGTGAAATCTTCGATTGCGAATTATGGGTCTTTTAAATTTACTGGATTACTTAATTGCCTTAACCCATCTAAATATTCTTTTACATGCCTTTGTGCTTAAGTGTTCTGTTGCAGTGCTCATTTTCTTAGTTCACTTGCAGATAATGGGCTTTTGGAAAAACATTCCTTTTTGGAATTTTTTGGATGACAATTGGGAACTTTGTATTTTTTCTTAGTTGGGAAAGTTTCTTTTACAGGTGCctaataaagaaggaaaaacatcTTTGAGTGTATAAGTTTTTGTCTGTTGCAGGACGGACACATTTCCTTCAAGGAGTTTATCTGTGCCCTGTCTGTAACATCGAGGGGAAGTCTGGACGAGAAACTGGACTGTATGTAACCACAGGGAAAACTTTGATATCTGAAACTCAACTGTATGTAACTAAAGGGAAAACTTTGTTATCTGAAACTGGACTGTATGTAACAGGGAAAACTTTATCTGAAACTCAACTGTATGTAACTAAAGGAAAAACTTTGTTATCTGAATCTGGACTGTATGTAACTAAAGGGAAAACTTTGTTATCTGAAACTGGACTGTATGTAACCAAAAGGAACACTTTATTATCTTAAACTGGACTGTATGTAACTAAAGGGAAAACTTTGTTATCTGAAACTGGACTGTTGTAAACACAGGGaaaactttgttatctaaaacaGGACTGTATGTAACTAAAGGGAAAACTTTGTTATCTGAAACTGGACTGTATGTAACCACAGGGAAAACTTTGTTACCTAAAACAGGACTGTATGTAACTAAAGGAAAATCTTTGTTATCTGAAACTGGACTGTATGTAACTAAAGGGAACACTTTATTATCTTAAACTGGACTGTATTTAACTAAAGGGAACACTTTATTATCTTAAACTGGACTGTATGTAACTAAAGGGAAAACTTTGTTATCTGAAACTGGACTGTTTGTAAACACAGGGaaaactttgttatctaaaacaGGATTGTATGTAACTAGAGGGAAAACTTTGTTATCAGAAACTGGACTGTATGTAACCACAGGGAAAACTTTGTTACCTAAAATAGGACTGTATGTAGCTACACGTAATCCTTTGTTATCAAAAGCTGGACTGTATGTACTACAGGGaaaactttgttatctaaaacaGGACTGTATGTAACTACAGGGAAAACTTTTTTTATCTGAAATTGGAATTATGTAACTACAGGAACAACTTTTATTATCTTAAACTGGACTGTATGTAACTACAGggaaaattgtgttatttgaaATTTGACTGAATGTAACCACAGGGAAAACTTTGTAATCTGAAACTCTCTTAGGTAAAATTGGAACATATTTTCCTCTTCATACTTCATGCAAAACAGAAttgattattttgaaattttaactCAAAATGACAGTAATATCAAAGTTTATTTCTTACTAGTGAGCCTCGTTCAGGGGAAAGAGGGCTTCATGAATGTGCGTAAGTTGtgatccctgataagccagtgtattctgcacaggctaatcagggatgaccctTACTGCTTTCAATGAATTTaagttaagaagagacttccttgaaacaaaaaataccataaggCGTAAACTGGGAGGACCCTATATGCACTtcctttaagccccattttcctagagtaCTTAGGCCCACATTTATTATGTTATATTGGAATGTGAAAAGAACAAAACCATTAAAAATGGGTGTCAGATTTCTCTTTTTTGACTTGCGTTAAACTCACTTTGTGAAACTATAAAATACTTTGAAAGATAAACTTTAttgttaattcaaacatttacGGGTTTTTTAAAACTAGTCTCTATTGTTAACACCTTGGCCCTTTGCAGGATGCAAGCCACtgatatcttggaagtgtttgcAAATTTCCTTTGACTTTGAAGTTACAAAGTTCAGGTGtgaaatgttaaataatgttacatttaatagagcctctttctgggaagactgggctaaatgcatgtgcaaaaagtattgtcccactgataagcctgtgcagtccagacagtcaacactttctgcctaaactagattttcgtttagaagagacttactttaaacatatttctttcataaaaACGGAAAGAGTTGTTCCTTTTTAACCTGTGCAGTTCAATCATGCTTGcatctgcattaagcccagttttccaacaGTGTTGCTCTTATGAAGGCGCGTCACAATCTGTCACATCCTTCAGGGGCCTTCAGCCTGTATGACGTGGACAATGACGGCTACATCACGCGCCCAGAGATGATTGAGATTATAGACGCCATCTACAGCATGGTGGGTAGCCTCCTGGAGCTGCCCAAGGACGAGGATACGCCGGAGAAACGGGCCAACAAGATCTTTCAGCAGATGGACGCAGTGAGCGCAGGCTTGTGATTTGTTAACCCTTTTAGCgttggaaccaaattttaaaggcctttgcaaacagtttggatccagatcagacgCCACCAAACGTGGcatctgatcaggatccaaactgtttgcttttcttatAAAGGTCtttgaaaaaagtgaagaaaatgattatttgagaaattcagcagacaccaatttaacagacgacaaatatcccagcatgcaaagggttaaatcaagTGTACGTGGTAGTCTGCAGTTGAGCACAAGCCCAAGGCTGGAAAAATTAGCGTATTGGGAAAATGGGACTTCATGAATGTGCGTAGTTTTGTCCCAGAGTAGTGATGACACTTTCTTCCTAGACTGGATCATTTTGTGCAAAAGagacttattttaaataaaaaattcaacgtgtcatccctgattagcctgtgcagactgcaaatctgtgacgacactttaagcacatgaattaagctccatttttttgttgttgcttaaAGTGTATGAAGTATTCCTCACCTTGACCACTATCTCAAGgcttaaccatttaccactcaaATACACACTTAGACATGTCTGtattcccttagaaaatcaaatgacattttaatagcatatttcttactagatttagtCTGTCTGTCAGGTGGTTGGATTTCTTGACAggagcttaactctttcagtgctggaaccgaattttgaaggcctttgcaaacagtttggatccagatgagatgccacaaaacatggcgtctcatcaggatccaaactgtttgctattctgatggtattctttgaaaaaaaatcaaagaaaatgctaattttagaaattaagcagacaacattttagcagaagacaaatttcctagcatgcaaagggttattttGAAAAGTAGTAGAGGTATCAACTTGAAAATTCATAGGCAGACAGATTTCATGGAGGTGGTAGGCAGCTTTCAAGAAGCTGATGCCATCCATTCCTATGTCCGTACTAGTTTAACTCATTtaggcctagtggactctcccattcttctaaattggatcaatttatttccaaaattagggatgtctagtatatttatttctatatttagaatatttcttacagaaattcctttaagcaaacagcgcagaccctgatgagacgccgcattatgtggcgtctcatctgggtctacgctgtttgccaaggccttttttctagactcaaggcataaatgggttaaccctcGTTTTGTATTACACCATTACCACTTGcttcaaagctttgatacttgcaagGATGTTAATTTGAGCACTTGATTGCCCTTGTTAAGTTGTGTATTTCTGGAGCATATTATAAAAACTGTTAAGATATcaatttgaaacttcataggtaagtAGATCTTATATGGAGGGGATGTGCAGTGCACAAGAACTCTAACTCTTACAACCCTAGTTTTAGAGTAATTTCCCtttgttaatttgtatgccccATCATCAGCTCGAGATCCTGATGTCAAGAGACATAGCCCGTCCATCTATCAGTACGAAGTTAACCCTAGGTGCCTCTTTTCATGTAACGTCAATATCATTTGCTAGAGAGCTTTGATACTTCTGTAGATGGTATATTTAAGCACCTTCAAAACTTTCACAACACCTGACCTCATTCCGACCttgacttttttttcattttttgatgGGGGTCAAATTTTGGGCGAAATAAAAAATGATTGCCTGAAATTTATTATTGAAGGTGTCCTTtaaaaaatttatatatataaatcaaaattataaaactAAGTTCATAATCCATTCCAGCTCTGTCAGTTGAACATGGAAATGCTTTAATTCTCAAATTTtagtatttgtaaataaacacacacacatttttcattttaaaaacaatgcaatattttacaataggAAGGGACCCACtctcaaaatggtgaaaaaacaacactgcatGGACAAACTTTTGGACTGATTTAGAGGGTCCAAGTTCTTGGTCAACCAGACACTTTTGTATTACATCAATAGTTGCTCCTTACAAAGCTTTTATGCTTAAATCAATTATGCCTTTGAAATCTATTAAAACACTCATCACCCgatctcattttgaccttgacaccTACTTTTAGACATACACTAAATTTTTGCTGAACCTAAAATAATTAATGACACGTGTCGTCTAACATCAATACTGCTTGTTTCTAAGCCCTGATACTTACATGGAAGTTATCTATGAATGCACTCTACTGACCCaaatcacctgacctcattttaacCTTGACATTGATCTGTTTTTATATGGGCAAATTGAACTAAAATGAGAAGGTTTTCAATGGGACATCAGTGTTTATTGAATGCAGCATCTTgtttaacattaattttgttcagagCATGTCTGGCAAAGTAAAAGAGTAAAAGTAACAGAGGAATCAACTTGAAGGTTCATAGGAGGTTACATGTCACTGAGGAGGTTGCGCTGCACAAGAATCATAAATATTGCTCCCCTATTTTTTGAGTTACTGCCCTTTCTTTCTCTTTATCCAAAGCATAttgtgaaaataacactatttattttttcagaacaaggaCGGCATGTTATCGAAAGATGAGTTTCGAGAAGGTTCTAAATGTGACCCTTGGATCGTCCAAGCCTTAACGATTGACACTGGCCCTCATGTTAGCAGTTGATGTATTCAAAGTTGACACTAAACAACATCGACACTTGACACCTATATGGTGATTGACTTCATGTTATAACTTGCTGTATTTGCCATCAACACTTTACTGCTCTATTGTCACTGACTTAATTTTAGAATTTACTGTTTTTGTCATCAACACTTGACACCTTAATGATGATTGACTTCATTTTAGAATTTACTGTATTTGTCATCAAGACTTTACACCTTAATGATGATTGACTTCATTTTAGAATTTACTGTATTTGTCATCAACACTTGACACCTTAATGATGATTGACTTCATTTTAGAATTTACTGTATTTGTCATCACAACTTTACACCTTAATGATGATTGACTTCATTTTAGAATTTACAGTTTTTGTCATCAACACTTGACACCTTAAAAATCTGAATCATTGACTTCATTTTAGAATTTACTGTATTTGTCATCAAGACTTTACACCTTAATAATGATTGACTTCATTTTAGAATTTACTGTATTTGTCATCAACACTTGACACCTTAATGATGATTGACTTCTTGTTAGAAGTTTCTGTATTCATTATCaagacttgacacctttatgatGATTTACTTTATGTTAGAAGTTTCTGTATTCAATATCAAGACTTTACACCTTTATAATGATTGATTTCATGTTAGAAACGTTTCTGTATTCAACATCAACACTTGACACCTTTATGATGATTGACTTCATAATAGAAGTTACTGTATACAACATCAAGACTTGACACCTATATGGTCATTGACTTCACGGTAGAAGTAACTGTATTTGACATCGACACTTGACACCTACATGGTGATTGACTTCATGTTATAACTTTCTTTATTCAACATTGACACTTTACTGTTCTATTGTAactgactttattttagaatttgCTGTATTTGGCATCAACACTTGACACCTTTATGATGATTGACTTCATGATAGAAGTTGCTGTATTCAACATCAAGACTTGACACCTATATGGTCATTGACTTCACGGTAGAAGTAACTGTATTTGTCATCAACACTTAACAACCTAATAATGATTGTCTTAATTAAAGAAGTTTTTGTATTCAACACAGACACTTGACACCTTTATGATGATTGACTTAATGATAGAAGTTTCTGTATTCAACATCGACACTTGACGCCTATATGATGATTGACTTCATGTTAGAATTTGCTGTATTTTTCATCAACAATTCACACCTTTATGATGATTGACTTCATTTTATAACTTAATTTATTCGACATCGACACTTAACTCCTCTATTGTCACTGACTTCATTTTAGACTTTGCTGTGTTTGTCATCAACACTTGACACCTTAATAATGATTGACTTCATTTTAGGAGTTATTCAACATCgagacttgacacctttatgatGATTGACTTCATGATAGAAGTTGCTGTATTCAACATCGACACGTGACACCTTTATGGTCACTGACTTCATGTTAGAATTTGCTGTATTTTTCATCAACAATTCACACCTTTATGATGATTGACTTCATTTTATAACTTAATTTATTCGACATCGACACTTAACTCCTCTATTGTCACTGACTTCATTTTAGACTTTGCTGTGTTTGTC
This is a stretch of genomic DNA from Dreissena polymorpha isolate Duluth1 chromosome 7, UMN_Dpol_1.0, whole genome shotgun sequence. It encodes these proteins:
- the LOC127838432 gene encoding uncharacterized protein LOC127838432 isoform X1 gives rise to the protein MGKRASKLSSTDVKDLMGCTYFNKKELQTWYKDFLKECPTGELKQEEFESIYQQFFPHGSPKKFAAYVFNIFDTNKDGHISFKEFICALSVTSRGSLDEKLDWAFSLYDVDNDGYITRPEMIEIIDAIYSMVGSLLELPKDEDTPEKRANKIFQQMDANKDGMLSKDEFREGSKCDPWIVQALTIDTGPHVSS
- the LOC127838432 gene encoding neuronal calcium sensor 1-like isoform X2, translated to MKLVCFSWLNRNYTLYIKYKDFLKECPTGELKQEEFESIYQQFFPHGSPKKFAAYVFNIFDTNKDGHISFKEFICALSVTSRGSLDEKLDWAFSLYDVDNDGYITRPEMIEIIDAIYSMVGSLLELPKDEDTPEKRANKIFQQMDANKDGMLSKDEFREGSKCDPWIVQALTIDTGPHVSS